A stretch of Lactuca sativa cultivar Salinas chromosome 6, Lsat_Salinas_v11, whole genome shotgun sequence DNA encodes these proteins:
- the LOC128126840 gene encoding uncharacterized protein LOC128126840 — MTRKPNLKCKEMQAIIQSKFHYKVSSSKCYRAKCMAISLIDGKLSDHYAKVWDYGHELMRSNPGSTVQIFVTVNPDNTTTFHRMYTCFKAIKEGWKLGCRRVIWLDGSFLKGQCKGELLTAIGRDANNHVYPIALAGLLEAVKVVLPHVEHRQCARHVYANFRKVFSGIEFKNMFWTVAKSTVEGGFKLNMEKIREVNPAAYDHLMAREPKSWCRAFFKGGMACEAIENGMAECFNAIILDARKKPLLAMFEEIRLCMMERLFNLKQEACKWELYVHPSGLNAFEVRNGFHSYGVSLEGMYCTCRLWELSGIPCVHAQATIIYTQQDPARFISTWFVKDKFLATYESNILHVNGSNMWEPTPYTKPLPPTERRMPGRPCMKRKRHVSEHQDRFSQVSSNGRTVQCQNYM; from the exons ATGACGAGGAAACCAAATCTGAAATGTAAGGAAATGCAAGCTATTATTCAAAGCAAGTTCCATTACAAGGTTTCATCGTCAAAATGTTATAGAGCAAAGTGTATGGCAATTTCTTTAATAGATGGAAAGTTGAGTGATCACTATGCAAAAGTTTGGGATTATGGACATGAACTAATGAGGTCCAATCCAGGGAGTACAGTTCAAATATTTGTCACTGTAAACCCTGATAACACTACTACTTTCCATAGAATGTATACATGTTTTAAGGCTATCAAAGAAGGATGGAAACTTGGTTGTCGAAGAGTTATATGGCTTGATGGGAGTTTTTTGAAAGGACAATGTAAAGGTGAGCTGCTAACTGCCATAGGGAGGGATGCAAATAACCATGTGTATCCCATTGCTTTGGCG GGTCTTTTGGAAGCTGTAAAGGTTGTATTGCCACATGTGGAACACAGACAATGTGCAAGACATGTGTATGCAAATTTTAGAAAGGTCTTTAGTGGTATAGAGTTCAAGAATATGTTTTGGACAGTTGCCAAGTCAACTGTTGAAGGAGGCTTCAAATTGAATATGGAGAAGATCAGAGAAGTCAATCCTGCTGCTTATGATCATTTGATGGCAAGGGAGCCTAAATCTTGGTGCAGGGCATTTTTTAAAGGTGGAATGGCATGTGAGGCTATTGAAAATGGAATGGCAGAGTGTTTTAATGCCATCATACTTGATGCCAGAAAGAAGCCTTTGTTGGCCATGTTTGAGGAGATTAGACTATGTATGATGGAAAGGTTATTTAACTTGAAGCAAGAAGCATGTAAATGG GAATTGTATGTCCATCCTAGTGGTTTGAATGCTTTTGAAGTGAGAAATGGCTTCCACTCATATGGAGTGAGCTTAGAGGGGATGTATTGTACATGCAGACTTTGGGAGTTATCTGGGATCCCCTGTGTCCATGCCCAAGCAACCATAATTTACACACAACAGGATCCAGCTAGATTCATTAGCACATGGTTTGTTAAGGACAAGTTCTTAGCTACTTATGAGTCTAATATCCTTCATGTTAATGGCAGTAATATGTGGGAACCAACACCTTACACCAAACCACTACCACCTACTGAAAGAAGGATGCCAGGAAGGCCTTGTATGAAAAGGAAACGGCATGTCTCTGAGCATCAAGATAGGTTCTCCCAAGTCTCCTCTAATGGTAGAACTGTCCAATGTCAGAATTATATGTAA